In Acidobacteriota bacterium, the genomic window GCCAGGCATCTGCGAGGGCAACGGGCACAACGGTTCTCCCGGGGAGGGCGGAAAACCGGTGGAAGTTTTGTTCATCGAATCTTCGGCGAGCGCTTGGGGGGCGAAGTGATCGGGAGCACGGTTTCCCATTACAGGATCCTCGAACGGCTCGGCGGCGGAGGCATGGGGGTCGTCTATCGCGCCGAGGACACCCGCCTCGAGCGCACTGTTGCCCTCAAGTTCCTGCCGATCGAGTGGTGCCAGGAACCCCTGCTCCGTGAACGATTCACCCGCGAGGCAAAGGCTGCCTCGGCCCTCGACCACCCCCATATCTGCACCGTCTTCGACATCGGAGAAACGCCCCAGGGACAGCTTTTCATCGCCATGGCCCACTACTCCGGCGACACCCTCAAGCAGCGAATCTTGCGAGGGCCGATGTCGATCGACGAGGTGGTGGAGATCGCGATTCAGATCGGCGAGGCGCTCGGCGCCGCCCACGAGGGCGGAATCGTCCACCGCGACGTCAAACCTGCCAATATCCTCATCACGGATCATGACCAGGTCAAGGTCGTGGATTTCGGGCTCGCCAAGCTCGCCGGAGAGGCGACCGTTACCCGCCAGGGTTCGGTGATCGGCACCCCGGCCTACATGTCGCCCGAGCAGGCCACTGGTGACGAGATCGACGGCCGCAGTGACCTGTGGGCGCTTGGTGCCGTGCTCTACGAGATGGTCACCGGCCGTCGCGCGTTCGCCTCTGGAAGCGAGCAGGCGATGCTGCTCGCGATCACGACCACCGATCCAACTCCGATCGAAACCCTCAGGGCCGACGTGCCGGCGGAGCTGCAGCGCATCATCCGCCGCTGCCTCAAGCGCAAGCCCAAGGACCGATATCAGCAGGCCTCCGAGCTGGTCGCCGATCTCAAACGTTTCCGCGGTGACCAGACGCCGGCCGAGGTCGTGACCCAGACGCTCCCTTCCGCCGCAAGCGCCCGTCGGCAGTGGTCGTTGACCCGTCGCGTTTTTCCGGTGGCAGCTGTGGTCCTGGCGGTGGTGCTGGCTGCGATCGCCTACCGGGTGTTCTACCCGGCGACCACTCGTCATCTGGTCGTCCTGCCGTTCAACTGCCCGGGAGCAGACGCGGATTCCGAGGCGTTCTGCAGCGGGCTGCTCGACACCGTGACCGCGAAGATGGCCGAGCTTCGGAGGTTTCAGTCTTCGCTGTCCGTCGTTCCCACATCCGAGGTCCGGGGGCAGGGTGTTTCCAGCGCCGATGCCGCCCACCGGGTGTTCGGCGTCGATCTGGTGGTGACGGGTTCGATCCTTCGCGAGGGTAACAGCATTCGCATCCCGATCGAGCTCGTCGATGCGGAAAGGCTGCGTCAAATCCGTTCTCGAACCATCACCACCGAAGAGACCAGCGGATTCATCGTCCAGGATCGGATTGTTGCAGTCATCGAGGGGATGCTCGACATCGAGCTCGGAGCGGACGAGAAGGCGGCGCTGATGGTTGGCGGAACGAACAACGCCGAAGCTGCAGAGCTCTTCCTCGAGGCCCGCGGCCACGCCGGCAAGACGCCCACCGAGGTTCACCTTTCGCGGGCGATGGACCTCTACCGGCAGGCGATCGAGCTCGACCCGAAGTACGCGGATGCAATCGTCCAGCTCGCCGACGCCTGCGATCAGCGGTATCAGCTCAACGGCGATTCGATCTGGCTCGAGCACGGCTCCAGCTACGCCCAGCGGGCGGTGGCTCTCGCTCCCGATCTGCCGGCGGCACAGCTCG contains:
- a CDS encoding protein kinase, giving the protein MIGSTVSHYRILERLGGGGMGVVYRAEDTRLERTVALKFLPIEWCQEPLLRERFTREAKAASALDHPHICTVFDIGETPQGQLFIAMAHYSGDTLKQRILRGPMSIDEVVEIAIQIGEALGAAHEGGIVHRDVKPANILITDHDQVKVVDFGLAKLAGEATVTRQGSVIGTPAYMSPEQATGDEIDGRSDLWALGAVLYEMVTGRRAFASGSEQAMLLAITTTDPTPIETLRADVPAELQRIIRRCLKRKPKDRYQQASELVADLKRFRGDQTPAEVVTQTLPSAASARRQWSLTRRVFPVAAVVLAVVLAAIAYRVFYPATTRHLVVLPFNCPGADADSEAFCSGLLDTVTAKMAELRRFQSSLSVVPTSEVRGQGVSSADAAHRVFGVDLVVTGSILREGNSIRIPIELVDAERLRQIRSRTITTEETSGFIVQDRIVAVIEGMLDIELGADEKAALMVGGTNNAEAAELFLEARGHAGKTPTEVHLSRAMDLYRQAIELDPKYADAIVQLADACDQRYQLNGDSIWLEHGSSYAQRAVALAPDLPAAQLAAGRFQLANSAHQAAISHLQRAIELDPLGLDAYLHLAEAYEAIGETEVEEDTLARAVRTAPDDWLTYYSIGRFFVYERNEYERAAGYFRKVIELLPESSVGYSALGSSLFYMGDRDGAREQLERAVDIGSDYEAFSNLATLEFYDGNFSEAASLYEQALAMNDRDFLVWNYLAEARSAAGEGPESYRPAYSRAAEIAGAALEADPDNVTLLVHLASFSVHLGNQAGALEYLDRAQKAGVDNAELMFTVADTYERLGERERALEWTENALKAGYPIDVIEDYHDFDDLRADPRFAELAATHRSEK